The sequence below is a genomic window from Candidatus Eremiobacterota bacterium.
GCCTCGGCGCCGAGCACGGCCTTGCGGCTCAGGTTGATGCGGCCTTGCGAGTCGATCTCGATCACCTTGACCATGATCTGGTCGCCCGGCTTCACCACGTCCTCGACCCGCTCGACGCGCTGCGGCGCGAGCTGCGAGATGTGCACGAGCCCTTCTTTGCCCGGCAAGATGGCGACGAAGGCGCCGAAGTTCATCAGGCGCGTGACCGTGCCGAGGTAGGTCTCACCCGGTTTCACTTCCTTGGTGAGCGCCTCGACCATCTGCTTCGCCTTCTCGGCCCCGGCGGCGTTCGCGCCGGCGATGAACACCCGCCCGTCGTTCTCGATGTCGATCTTCACGCCGGTGTCGGCGACGATCTTGTTGATCACCTTGCCGCCGGGTCCGATCACGTCCTTGATCTTGTCGGGGTTGATCTGCAGCACGATCATCCGTGGCGCGAACTCGGAGAGCTCCTTGCGCGGCTCGGCGATCGTCTCTTTGAGCTTCCCGATGATGAACAGGCGCGACTTCTTCGCCTCGGCGAGCGCGTCGCGCATGATCTCGGTGGTGATCCCGGCGACCTTGATGTCCATCTGGATCGCGGTGATCCCCTCGGTCGTCCCCGCGACCTTGAAGTCCATCTCGCCGAGCGCGTCCTCGATCCCCTGGATGTCGGTGAGGATCGCGTAGCCTTTGCCCTTGAGGATGAGCCCCATCGCGACGCCGGCGACGTGATCCTTGATCGGCACGCCGGCGTCGAGCAGCGCGAGCGTCGAGCCGCAGACCGAGGCCATCGACGAGGAGCCGTTCGATTCGAGCACTTCGCTGATCACCCGCAGCGTGTACGGGAAGTCGGCTTCGTCCGGCAGCACCGGCATGAGCGCGCGCTCCGCGAGCTGGCCGTGGCCGATCTCGCGCCGTCCGGGCGAGCGCATCGGACGCGTCTCGCCGACCGAGTACGGCGGGAAGTTGTAGTAGTGCATGTAGCGCTTGTTCGGGATCGCGAGAATCCCGTCCAAACGCTGCTCGTCGCTGATCGAGCCGAGCGTCGCGGCGGTGAAGACCTGCGTCTGCCCGCGCGTGAAGACGCCCGAGCCGTGGACGCGCGGCACGTAGTGCACCTTGCACCAGATCGGCCGGATGTCGCCCGGCTTGCGGCCATCGGGACGAATCCCCTCGTCGACGACCATCGTGCGCAGCTCGTCCTCTTCCATCGCCTTGATCGTCTTCTCGAAGTCCTTGGCCTTCGGGTCTTCGATCAGCGCGCGAACGGCGGGATCGTCTTTCTTCGCGAGCTTCGCCAGCGCGGTCTCGCGCGAGAGCTCGCCGAGCGCGGCGTTGCGCTCGAGCTTGTCGGTGACGCGCATCGCCTTGGCGACTTCCTTGGCGAAGTTCTTGCGCACCCACTTGTCAAGCTTCTCGTCGGTGGCGAGGAGCGGGAACTCGCGCTTCGCCTTGCCGGCTCTCTTCGCCAGCTCGTCGATCGCGGCGACGATCTTCTTGATCTCGCCGTGCGCGAACTCGACCGCGCCGAGGAAGTCGTCCTCGGAGATCTCCTTCGCGCCGCCTTCGACCATCATAATGTCGGTCGAGGTCCCGGCGACGACGACTTCCATCCCGCCGCTCTCGTACTGCTCGAGCGTCGGGTTGGCGACGTATGCGCCGTTCTCGTCGCGGCCAACGCGGATCGCGGCAATGTTTTTCTGGAACGGGATGTCGCTGACGGCGAGCGCCGCGCCCGCGGCGCACACGGCGAGCACGTCGCTGTCGAGCGCGGGATCGGTCGAGAGGACCGTCGCGATGATTTGAATGTCGTTGCGGAAGCCGTCCGGAAAAAGCGGACGGATGGGGCGATCGATCTGCCGCGCGCTCAGGACCGCGTGTTCCGACGGTCTCCCTTCGCGCTTGATGTAGCCGCCCGGGATCTTGCCGGCCGCGTACATCTTCTCTTCGTAGTCGCAGGTGAGCGGGAAGAAGTCGATCCCTTCCCGGGGTTTCTCCGACGCCGTCGCGGCGCAGAGGACGACGATCTGATCGCCGTAGCGGACGAGAGCGCTGCCGTTCGCTTGCTTCGCAAGCTCGCCCGTCTCGATGACGAGCTGCCGGCCACCGATCTCGAGCGAGACGGATTCTGGCACTGGTACTCCTAGATTTTCTGTTCTTGTTCGTATGTTCGTCTTTTGCGTGAACGGGCTGCGGTTCGGCACGCCGCCGCAGCCCGCCTTTGCGCCGGATCTCTCGCCGCTGGGCGCTCGGTTGCGGTGCCCGCGACCGCCGCTACGGTGCGGCGGCGAGCTCGTCCGGTTCGGGCCGCGCGCTCGACCGCACGACGAAGGGCTCCACCGTCAAGGCATACCGCGCGCCCGCCGGGGGCCCGTGCGGCACGATTCGCACCAGCAAACGTGCTCCGCCGACGTCGAGGATCTCGGAAAACGCGCCGCGCCGCGTCTCATCTTGCGCGAAGTACATCGCGACGAGGGGGATCAGGGCTGGCGGAAGTTCCACCCGCTGGGCCGGCCACATGACGGCTCGACCCGCACCGTCGAGCAGAAACACGTCGGGCACGGTCCGGCGGAGCGCGATCTCCTCGAGGATCGCCGCAACGATGCGGTCCTTCATCGCGAGACCGCCGGGAAGACGTCGCCGCGCATCAGAGCCCGAACACGGTGGCGACGATCGCGCTGCGTTTCGTCACCTTCGTCTTGCGGCCGATCTTTCGGATGTGCTCTTGCACGGTCGTCGCGCCGATCCCGAGCCGGCGCGCGATCTCGTTCGTCGACTCTCCACCCAGCAAGCCCTCGAGGACTTCCGTCTCGCGCGCGCTCAGCTTGAAGCGCTCCGCGGCCTTCGCGACGGAGTTGCGGACGGCAAACTTTTCGAGCAGGACGGCATAATGGTTCAGCGAGCCGGCCGCGTCGAGCCGCAGCACCCGAACGACCTGCGTCAGCGAAAGGATGGCGACCGCGGTGGATTCACCGGAT
It includes:
- the pnp gene encoding polyribonucleotide nucleotidyltransferase gives rise to the protein MPESVSLEIGGRQLVIETGELAKQANGSALVRYGDQIVVLCAATASEKPREGIDFFPLTCDYEEKMYAAGKIPGGYIKREGRPSEHAVLSARQIDRPIRPLFPDGFRNDIQIIATVLSTDPALDSDVLAVCAAGAALAVSDIPFQKNIAAIRVGRDENGAYVANPTLEQYESGGMEVVVAGTSTDIMMVEGGAKEISEDDFLGAVEFAHGEIKKIVAAIDELAKRAGKAKREFPLLATDEKLDKWVRKNFAKEVAKAMRVTDKLERNAALGELSRETALAKLAKKDDPAVRALIEDPKAKDFEKTIKAMEEDELRTMVVDEGIRPDGRKPGDIRPIWCKVHYVPRVHGSGVFTRGQTQVFTAATLGSISDEQRLDGILAIPNKRYMHYYNFPPYSVGETRPMRSPGRREIGHGQLAERALMPVLPDEADFPYTLRVISEVLESNGSSSMASVCGSTLALLDAGVPIKDHVAGVAMGLILKGKGYAILTDIQGIEDALGEMDFKVAGTTEGITAIQMDIKVAGITTEIMRDALAEAKKSRLFIIGKLKETIAEPRKELSEFAPRMIVLQINPDKIKDVIGPGGKVINKIVADTGVKIDIENDGRVFIAGANAAGAEKAKQMVEALTKEVKPGETYLGTVTRLMNFGAFVAILPGKEGLVHISQLAPQRVERVEDVVKPGDQIMVKVIEIDSQGRINLSRKAVLGAEA